A portion of the Gallus gallus isolate bGalGal1 chromosome 16, bGalGal1.mat.broiler.GRCg7b, whole genome shotgun sequence genome contains these proteins:
- the LOC121106929 gene encoding class I histocompatibility antigen, F10 alpha chain-like isoform X2, which produces MGPSEAVVLGLLLGALGAAVCGSHSLHYFLTGMTDPGPGMPQFVIVGCVDGELLWNYNSLGRTVRPIMGWLPQEDQEHWDAETQKARDIELDFYEFLGRLQVHYNKSEGSHTLQKMIGCDILEDGNIRGYVQYGFDGRDYIAFDMDTMTFTAADAVAEITKRRWEQEGTYAEGCKHELGTVCVQNLRKYLEHGKAALKRRERPEVRVWGKEANGILTLFCCAYGFYPRPIAISWMKDGMVRHQETHWGGMVPNSDGTYHASAAIDVLPEDGDKYRCRVEHTSLPQPCLFSWEPQPNLIPIVAGVVVTTVAVIASVIGLVVWKSKSGKEKKKGYEAPAGHDGESSGSATTLV; this is translated from the exons ATGGGTCCGAGCGAGGcggtggtgctggggctgctgctgggcgccCTGGGCGCGGCGGTATGCG GGTCGCACTCCCTGCACTACTTCCTGACCGGGATGACGGATCCCGGCCCCGGGATGCCGCAGTTCGTGATCGTCGGGTGCGTAGATGGCGAACTCCTCTGGAACTACAACAGCCTGGGCCGGACGGTGCGGCCCATCATGGGCTGGCTGCCGCAAGAGGACCAGGAGCACTGGGATGCAGAGACCCAGAAGGCCCGGGACATTGAGCTGGATTTCTACGAGTtcctgggcaggctgcaggtgcACTACAATAAAAGTGAAG GGTCTCACACACTGCAGAAGATGATCGGCTGTGACATCCTGGAGGACGGCAACATCCGAGGGTACGTTCAGTATGGATTTGATGGGAGGGACTACATTGCCTTTGATATGGACACGATGACGTTCACCGCAGCCGATGCGGTGGCAGAAATCACCAAGAGGAgatgggagcaggaagggacGTATGCTGAGGGATGCAAGCATGAGCTGGGGACTGTCTGTGTTCAGAACTTGAGGAAATACCTTGAGCACGGGAAGGCAGCGCTgaaaaggagag AACGGCCTGAGGTGCGCGTGTGGGGGAAGGAAGCCAACGGGATCCTGACCTTGTTCTGCTGCGCTTATGGCTTCTACCCACGGCCCATCGCCATCAGCTGGATGAAGGACGGCATGGTCCGGCACCAGGAGACCCACTGGGGGGGCATGGTGCCCAACAGTGATGGCACCTACCACGCCTCAGCGGCCATTGATGTGCTGCCGGAGGATGGGGACAAGTACCGGTGCCGCGTGGAGCACACCAGCCTGCCCCAGCCTTGTCTCTTCTCATGGG AGCCTCAGCCCAACCTGATCCCCATTGTGGCCGGGGTGGTCGTCACCACTGTGGCTGTAATTGCTTCTGTCATTGGATTGGTGGTGTGGAAGAGCAAGTCAG ggaaggagaagaagaagggtTACGAAGCACCAGCAG GCCACGACGGAGAATCCAGCGGCTCGGCCACAACTTTAGTATGA
- the LOC121106929 gene encoding class I histocompatibility antigen, F10 alpha chain-like isoform X3, with amino-acid sequence MGPSEAVVLGLLLGALGAAVCGECCGTGLPPAPGPAAPRSPTPGLRPRDPHPRLTAPTPSVPAGSHSLHYFLTGMTDPGPGMPQFVIVGCVDGELLWNYNSLGRTVRPIMGWLPQEDQEHWDAETQKARDIELDFYEFLGRLQVHYNKSEGSHTLQKMIGCDILEDGNIRGYVQYGFDGRDYIAFDMDTMTFTAADAVAEITKRRWEQEGTYAEGCKHELGTVCVQNLRKYLEHGKAALKRRERPEVRVWGKEANGILTLFCCAYGFYPRPIAISWMKDGMVRHQETHWGGMVPNSDGTYHASAAIDVLPEDGDKYRCRVEHTSLPQPCLFSWEPQPNLIPIVAGVVVTTVAVIASVIGLVVWKSKSGKGPDLLRIGPDMSPMLTLILSAGKEKKKGYEAPAGHDGESSGSATTLV; translated from the exons ATGGGTCCGAGCGAGGcggtggtgctggggctgctgctgggcgccCTGGGCGCGGCGGTATGCGGTGAGTGCTGCGGGACCGGGCTGCCCCCGGCACCGGGACCCGCGGCTCCTCGCTCCCCGACGCCGGGGCTGCGTCCGCGGGACCCCCACCCGCGGCTCACGGCTCCGACGCCGTCTGTCCCCGCAGGGTCGCACTCCCTGCACTACTTCCTGACCGGGATGACGGATCCCGGCCCCGGGATGCCGCAGTTCGTGATCGTCGGGTGCGTAGATGGCGAACTCCTCTGGAACTACAACAGCCTGGGCCGGACGGTGCGGCCCATCATGGGCTGGCTGCCGCAAGAGGACCAGGAGCACTGGGATGCAGAGACCCAGAAGGCCCGGGACATTGAGCTGGATTTCTACGAGTtcctgggcaggctgcaggtgcACTACAATAAAAGTGAAG GGTCTCACACACTGCAGAAGATGATCGGCTGTGACATCCTGGAGGACGGCAACATCCGAGGGTACGTTCAGTATGGATTTGATGGGAGGGACTACATTGCCTTTGATATGGACACGATGACGTTCACCGCAGCCGATGCGGTGGCAGAAATCACCAAGAGGAgatgggagcaggaagggacGTATGCTGAGGGATGCAAGCATGAGCTGGGGACTGTCTGTGTTCAGAACTTGAGGAAATACCTTGAGCACGGGAAGGCAGCGCTgaaaaggagag AACGGCCTGAGGTGCGCGTGTGGGGGAAGGAAGCCAACGGGATCCTGACCTTGTTCTGCTGCGCTTATGGCTTCTACCCACGGCCCATCGCCATCAGCTGGATGAAGGACGGCATGGTCCGGCACCAGGAGACCCACTGGGGGGGCATGGTGCCCAACAGTGATGGCACCTACCACGCCTCAGCGGCCATTGATGTGCTGCCGGAGGATGGGGACAAGTACCGGTGCCGCGTGGAGCACACCAGCCTGCCCCAGCCTTGTCTCTTCTCATGGG AGCCTCAGCCCAACCTGATCCCCATTGTGGCCGGGGTGGTCGTCACCACTGTGGCTGTAATTGCTTCTGTCATTGGATTGGTGGTGTGGAAGAGCAAGTCAGGTAAAGGCCCTGACCTCCTTAGGATCGGCCCTGACATGAGCCCAATGCTGACTCTTATTCtgtctgcagggaaggagaagaagaagggtTACGAAGCACCAGCAG GCCACGACGGAGAATCCAGCGGCTCGGCCACAACTTTAGTATGA
- the LOC121106929 gene encoding class I histocompatibility antigen, F10 alpha chain-like isoform X1, with product MGPSEAVVLGLLLGALGAAVCGSHSLHYFLTGMTDPGPGMPQFVIVGCVDGELLWNYNSLGRTVRPIMGWLPQEDQEHWDAETQKARDIELDFYEFLGRLQVHYNKSEGSHTLQKMIGCDILEDGNIRGYVQYGFDGRDYIAFDMDTMTFTAADAVAEITKRRWEQEGTYAEGCKHELGTVCVQNLRKYLEHGKAALKRRERPEVRVWGKEANGILTLFCCAYGFYPRPIAISWMKDGMVRHQETHWGGMVPNSDGTYHASAAIDVLPEDGDKYRCRVEHTSLPQPCLFSWEPQPNLIPIVAGVVVTTVAVIASVIGLVVWKSKSGKGPDLLRIGPDMSPMLTLILSAGKEKKKGYEAPAGHDGESSGSATTLV from the exons ATGGGTCCGAGCGAGGcggtggtgctggggctgctgctgggcgccCTGGGCGCGGCGGTATGCG GGTCGCACTCCCTGCACTACTTCCTGACCGGGATGACGGATCCCGGCCCCGGGATGCCGCAGTTCGTGATCGTCGGGTGCGTAGATGGCGAACTCCTCTGGAACTACAACAGCCTGGGCCGGACGGTGCGGCCCATCATGGGCTGGCTGCCGCAAGAGGACCAGGAGCACTGGGATGCAGAGACCCAGAAGGCCCGGGACATTGAGCTGGATTTCTACGAGTtcctgggcaggctgcaggtgcACTACAATAAAAGTGAAG GGTCTCACACACTGCAGAAGATGATCGGCTGTGACATCCTGGAGGACGGCAACATCCGAGGGTACGTTCAGTATGGATTTGATGGGAGGGACTACATTGCCTTTGATATGGACACGATGACGTTCACCGCAGCCGATGCGGTGGCAGAAATCACCAAGAGGAgatgggagcaggaagggacGTATGCTGAGGGATGCAAGCATGAGCTGGGGACTGTCTGTGTTCAGAACTTGAGGAAATACCTTGAGCACGGGAAGGCAGCGCTgaaaaggagag AACGGCCTGAGGTGCGCGTGTGGGGGAAGGAAGCCAACGGGATCCTGACCTTGTTCTGCTGCGCTTATGGCTTCTACCCACGGCCCATCGCCATCAGCTGGATGAAGGACGGCATGGTCCGGCACCAGGAGACCCACTGGGGGGGCATGGTGCCCAACAGTGATGGCACCTACCACGCCTCAGCGGCCATTGATGTGCTGCCGGAGGATGGGGACAAGTACCGGTGCCGCGTGGAGCACACCAGCCTGCCCCAGCCTTGTCTCTTCTCATGGG AGCCTCAGCCCAACCTGATCCCCATTGTGGCCGGGGTGGTCGTCACCACTGTGGCTGTAATTGCTTCTGTCATTGGATTGGTGGTGTGGAAGAGCAAGTCAGGTAAAGGCCCTGACCTCCTTAGGATCGGCCCTGACATGAGCCCAATGCTGACTCTTATTCtgtctgcagggaaggagaagaagaagggtTACGAAGCACCAGCAG GCCACGACGGAGAATCCAGCGGCTCGGCCACAACTTTAGTATGA
- the LOC124417247 gene encoding C-type lectin domain family 2 member B-like isoform X2 — protein sequence MGEGDQQETFSEPKAALQPLGQSGGQQWGSWCHVTGRRRSRVQLIASCAALGTLSLVLVVISTACRQVPVPPFPDFAHVCPNAWVGFQGKCYYFSKEENDWNSSREHCNAHGASLATIGSAEEMDFMMRFQGPAICWIGLHREEEDTQWTWSDGTAFTNWFELRGGGRCAYLNGDRISSSLCHLHKHWVCSRADHYVLWKQKVHPQ from the exons ATGGGAGAAGGAGACcaacaagaaacattttcagagcccaaagcagcactgcagccccttgGGCAGAGTGGAGGACAGCAATGGG GTTCCTGGTGCCATGTGACAGGAAGGAGGAGATCCCGTGTGCAGCTCATTGCTTCAtgtgcagcactgggaaccCTCAGCCTCGTGCTGGTGGTGATATCGACCG catGTCGGCAGGTCCCTGTGCCACCTTTCCCAGACTTTGCCCACGTGTGCCCCAACGCCTGGGTCGGATTCCAGgggaaatgctattatttttcgAAGGAGGAGAAtgattggaacagcagcagggagcactgcaatGCCCACGGAGCTTCCCTGGCCACCATAGGCAGTGCGGAGGAGATG GATTTCATGATGCGCTTCCAGGGCCCGGCAATCTGTTGGAtcgggctgcacagggaagaagaggacaCCCAGTGGACGTGGAGCGATGGCACAGCCTTCACCAACTG gtttgagctgcgaggtgGAGGCCGATGTGCGTACCTGAACGGGGACAGGATCAGCTCATCCCTGTGCCACCTACAcaagcactgggtctgcagcagagctgaccacTACGTCCTCTGGAAGCAAAAGGTGCACCCACAATGA
- the LOC124417247 gene encoding C-type lectin domain family 2 member I-like isoform X3, with amino-acid sequence MMRFQGPAICWIGLHREEEDTQWTWSDGTAFTNWFELRGGGRCAYLNGDRISSSLCHLHKHWVCSRADHYVLWKQKVHPQ; translated from the exons ATGATGCGCTTCCAGGGCCCGGCAATCTGTTGGAtcgggctgcacagggaagaagaggacaCCCAGTGGACGTGGAGCGATGGCACAGCCTTCACCAACTG gtttgagctgcgaggtgGAGGCCGATGTGCGTACCTGAACGGGGACAGGATCAGCTCATCCCTGTGCCACCTACAcaagcactgggtctgcagcagagctgaccacTACGTCCTCTGGAAGCAAAAGGTGCACCCACAATGA
- the LOC124417247 gene encoding early activation antigen CD69-like isoform X1, with the protein MGTAESWPDPLTDHLEKGPGQPCVREGERLNHSSEHKAAPEPPAHQRRRIPTGSDPQLPEEDVQILLLESNTSTPAMGEGDQQETFSEPKAALQPLGQSGGQQWGSWCHVTGRRRSRVQLIASCAALGTLSLVLVVISTACRQVPVPPFPDFAHVCPNAWVGFQGKCYYFSKEENDWNSSREHCNAHGASLATIGSAEEMDFMMRFQGPAICWIGLHREEEDTQWTWSDGTAFTNWFELRGGGRCAYLNGDRISSSLCHLHKHWVCSRADHYVLWKQKVHPQ; encoded by the exons atgggaactgctgagtcctGGCCTGACCCACTGACAGATCACCTGgagaaaggacccggtcagccatGTGTGAGAG AGGGAGAACGACTGAACCATTcctcagagcacaaagcagcaccagaacCCCCAGCACACCAGAGGAGAAGGATCCCAACAGG TTctgacccccagctcccagaagaGGATGTGCAGATATTGCTGCTGGAGTCCAATACTTCCACACCCGCTATGGGAGAAGGAGACcaacaagaaacattttcagagcccaaagcagcactgcagccccttgGGCAGAGTGGAGGACAGCAATGGG GTTCCTGGTGCCATGTGACAGGAAGGAGGAGATCCCGTGTGCAGCTCATTGCTTCAtgtgcagcactgggaaccCTCAGCCTCGTGCTGGTGGTGATATCGACCG catGTCGGCAGGTCCCTGTGCCACCTTTCCCAGACTTTGCCCACGTGTGCCCCAACGCCTGGGTCGGATTCCAGgggaaatgctattatttttcgAAGGAGGAGAAtgattggaacagcagcagggagcactgcaatGCCCACGGAGCTTCCCTGGCCACCATAGGCAGTGCGGAGGAGATG GATTTCATGATGCGCTTCCAGGGCCCGGCAATCTGTTGGAtcgggctgcacagggaagaagaggacaCCCAGTGGACGTGGAGCGATGGCACAGCCTTCACCAACTG gtttgagctgcgaggtgGAGGCCGATGTGCGTACCTGAACGGGGACAGGATCAGCTCATCCCTGTGCCACCTACAcaagcactgggtctgcagcagagctgaccacTACGTCCTCTGGAAGCAAAAGGTGCACCCACAATGA